In the Eptesicus fuscus isolate TK198812 chromosome 12, DD_ASM_mEF_20220401, whole genome shotgun sequence genome, one interval contains:
- the SERPINB3 gene encoding serpin B3, with the protein MNSLSEANTRFAYDLFQLFRKSTKENIFYSPLSITSALAMTYLGSQKHTASEIQKALHFNEVIENTKGGATTAQVEKSGNVHQQFQKLLTELNKPTDAYKLSLANRLYGEKKFQFLQEYLDNVKKFYLANVESADFVNAAEENRKMINSWVESQTNEKIKNLFPEGSLDSTTILVLVNAIYFKGQWDERFDPKRTKQGEFWLNKDTSKFVQMMKQSNMFKFTSLEDMQAKILEIPYKGKDLSMVLLLPNEIDGLQQLEDKLTVEKLIECTSSRNMSMKHVHVQLPRFKVEESYDLQSTMTALGMVDAFSPQDADFSGMTGSRGLVLSKVLHKSFVEVTEEGTEAAAATGAVISVTSAPMYEMFHCDHPFLFLIKHNKTNSILFFGRVLSP; encoded by the exons ATGAATTCACTCAGTGAAGCAAATACCCGCTTTGCATATGATCTGTTCCAACTGTTCAGAAAATCAACGAAGGAAAATATCTTCTATTCCCCACTTAGTATCACATCAGCCTTAGCCATGACTTACTTAGGGTCCCAAAAACACACTGCATCAGAAATTCAGAAG GCTCTTCACTTTAATGAGGTCATAGAGAACACAAAAGGAGGAGCCACAACAGCTCAG GTTGAAAAGTCGGGAAACGTGCACCAGCAATTTCAAAAGCTTCTGACTGAGCTAAATAAACCCACTGATGCCTATAAGCTAAGCCTTGCCAACCGGCTCTATGGAGAAAAgaagtttcaatttcttcag GAATACCTGGATAATGTTAAGAAATTCTACCTAGCCAATGTGGAATCTGCTGATTTTGTAAATGCTGCAGAAGAAAACCGAAAGATGATTAATTCCTGGGTGGAAAGCCAAACGAATG aAAAAATCAAGAATCTCTTTCCCGAAGGCTCTCTTGATAGCACCACCATTCTGGTTCTGGTGAATGCCATCTATTTCAAGGGGCAGTGGGATGAAAGATTTGATCCAAAAAGAACTAAGCAGGGAGAATTTTGGCTGAACAAG GATACAAGCAAATTTGTGCAGATGATGAAACAAAGCAATATGTTCAAGTTCACCTCCCTGGAGGACATGCAAGCCAAGATCCTTGAAATACCATACAAAGGCAAAGATCTGAGCATGGTGTTGTTGCTGCCAAATGAAATTGATGGTCTTCAGCAG CTTGAAGACAAACTCACCGTGGAGAAATTAATAGAGTGTACGAGCTCACGGAATATGAGCATGAAACATGTGCATGTGCAGTTACCTCGGTTCAAAGTGGAAGAGAGCTATGACCTCCAGTCCACGATGACAGCCCTGGGGATGGTGGATGCCTTCAGTCCACAAGATGCCGACTTCTCAGGCATGACAGGGAGCCGGGGACTCGTGCTATCTAAAGTCCTACACAAGTCCTTTGTGGAGGTGACAGAGGAAGGTACAGAGGCTGCAGCTGCTACCGGCGCAGTAATTTCTGTCACATCAGCACCAATGTATGAAATGTTCCATTGTGATCACCCTTTCCTGTTCCTCATCAAGCACAACAAGACCAACAGCATTCTCTTCTTTGGCAGAGTCTTGTCCCCTTAG
- the SERPINB13 gene encoding serpin B13: MESLGTVTFGFNLFKELNRENNGNIFFSPASILAAVGMLLLRTRGATATQLQKVPLSEKDTDSSRIKAEGKEIEKTEEIHHQFQTFLSEISQPNNNYELKVANRLFGEKTYLFLQKYLDYVEKYYHASLEPVDFVNAADESRKKINSWVESQTHEKVKDLFPDATLSSTTKLVLVNIVHFKGQWDREFKKENTKEEEFWLDKNTSKPVQMMTQRDSFSFSLLKDLQAQILGIPYKNSDLSMFVLLPNDIDGLEKIINEVSPEKLVEWTNPGQMKERTVDLHLPRFEVEDSYDLEAALGAMGLGDAFSELEADYSGMSPRSGLHAQKFLHGSFVVVTEEGTEAAAGTGMSFAVTSVSNYETFHCNHPFLFFIRHNESNSVLFFGKFSSP, translated from the exons ATGGAATCACTTGGCACAGTGACCTTTGggtttaatcttttcaaagagctGAATAGAGAAAACAATGGCAACATCTTCTTTTCCCCTGCGAGCATCTTAGCGGCTGTCGGCATGCTCCTCCTGCGGACCCggggagccactgccacccagcTGCAGAAG gtgcctctctctgaaaaagaCACAGATAGCTCAAGAATCAAAGCTGAAGGAAAAGAG attGAGAAGACCGAAGAGATACACCATCAATTCCAAACATttttgagtgaaataagccaacccAATAATAATTATGAACTGAAAGTAGCCAACAGGCTATTTGGAGAGAAGACATACCTTTTTCTTCAA AAATACTTAGATTATGTTGAAAAATATTATCATGCTTCTCTGGAACCTGTTGATTTTGTAAATGCAGCAGATGAAAGTCGAAAGAAGATTAATTCCTGGGTTGAAAGCCAAACACATG AAAAAGTCAAGGACCTGTTTCCAGATGCCACTCTAAGCAGCACCACGAAGCTGGTGCTGGTGAACATCGTGCATTTTAAAGGGCAATGGGACAGGgagtttaagaaagaaaataccaaGGAGGAGGAATTTTGGCTGGATAAG AACACAAGTAAACCTGTGCAGATGATGACCCAGCGTGACTCCTTCAGCTTCTCTCTCCTGAAGGACCTGCAGGCCCAAATTCTGGGGATTCCATATAAAAACAGTGACCTGAGCATGTTTGTGTTGCTGCCCAATGACATCGATGGTCTGGAGAAG attATAAATGAAGTAAGTCCTGAGAAATTAGTAGAGTGGACTAACCCAGGGCAGATGAAGGAAAGGACTGTGGATTTGCACTTGCCCCGGTTTGAAGTGGAAGATAGTTACGATCTGGAGGCGGCACTGGGCGCCATGGGGCTGGGGGATGCCTTCAGTGAGCTGGAGGCTGACTATTCAGGGATGTCCCCACGTTCAGGGCTGCATGCCCAGAAGTTTCTGCACGGGTCCTTTGTGGTGGTGACCGAGGAAGGTACCGAGGCTGCAGCGGGCACCGGGATGAGCTTTGCAGTCACATCAGTGTCCAATTATGAAACTTTCCACTGCAATCATCCCTTCCTGTTCTTCATCCGGCACAATGAGTCCAATAGTGTCCTCTTCTTTGGCAAATTTTCCTCTCCTTAG